In Colwellia sp. PAMC 20917, a single genomic region encodes these proteins:
- a CDS encoding cryptochrome/deoxyribodipyrimidine photo-lyase family protein, with product MTKTLIEETPMNTAVNVVWLKRDLRLSDHQPLVQAIKSGQTLLYYVFEPLLINDPHYDERHWRFVWQSIADMNSQLAAFNSRVYLYFGDAIAGLIEINNVFKISGLFSHEEVGLLSTFERDKSVQQWCQAQDIVWNESQFGAVSRGKKNRIDWDKHWHQVMKAPLEQAKLSDDVLASCTLIDKLFFCSFPISWSITDDFMLKGGELWAQRTLQSFLKGRGKGYHFDISKPQASRKSCSRLSPYLAWGNISLREFYQTILITRSERGWKRPIDALASRLHWHCHFIQKFESEHQMQWRPVNKAYNDLMYPDIHCGLSVEERLDKWKTAQTGYPLVDACMRCLEQTGYINFRMRAMLVSFLCHHLLVDWRLGVTHLAQLFLDFEPGIHYPQFQMQSGVTGTNIIRVYNPVKQSLEKDSHGEFLRKWLPELVELPNEVIHTPWLLSPMEQQLYQCQLGDDYPSPMVDINETGKIARDLLWGFRQRFTTKKEGQRIVAKHVRGNKKISKAKKPQQLKIAESD from the coding sequence ATGACTAAGACACTTATTGAAGAAACACCGATGAATACTGCGGTAAATGTTGTTTGGCTGAAACGTGATTTACGGCTCAGTGATCATCAACCTTTAGTGCAAGCGATTAAATCGGGTCAAACCTTGCTTTACTACGTCTTTGAACCGCTACTTATAAATGATCCTCATTATGATGAGCGGCATTGGCGTTTTGTTTGGCAATCTATTGCTGATATGAATAGTCAGCTAGCCGCTTTTAATTCACGGGTATATTTGTATTTTGGTGATGCAATAGCGGGCTTAATTGAAATCAATAACGTCTTTAAAATAAGCGGGTTGTTTAGCCACGAAGAAGTGGGTTTACTATCGACCTTTGAGAGAGATAAATCGGTACAACAGTGGTGCCAAGCACAAGATATAGTTTGGAATGAGAGTCAATTTGGTGCAGTAAGTCGTGGCAAAAAAAATAGAATTGATTGGGACAAACACTGGCACCAAGTGATGAAAGCCCCGCTGGAACAAGCCAAACTGTCGGATGATGTTCTAGCGAGTTGCACATTAATAGATAAGCTATTTTTCTGCAGTTTTCCAATATCATGGTCAATAACGGATGACTTTATGCTTAAAGGTGGTGAGCTTTGGGCGCAAAGAACCCTGCAATCCTTCTTAAAGGGTCGTGGTAAGGGGTATCATTTTGATATCTCTAAACCGCAAGCAAGTCGTAAAAGTTGCTCTCGGTTGTCACCTTATCTAGCCTGGGGCAATATAAGTTTAAGAGAGTTCTATCAAACTATTTTGATAACAAGATCAGAGCGGGGTTGGAAACGACCAATAGACGCGCTGGCTTCTCGGCTACATTGGCATTGTCACTTTATTCAAAAATTTGAAAGTGAACATCAAATGCAATGGCGACCCGTGAATAAAGCCTATAATGACTTAATGTATCCAGATATTCATTGTGGACTGAGTGTTGAAGAACGACTAGATAAATGGAAAACTGCGCAAACAGGTTATCCATTAGTTGACGCTTGTATGCGTTGTTTAGAGCAAACTGGCTATATAAATTTTCGTATGCGGGCGATGCTAGTGAGTTTTTTATGCCATCATTTACTGGTGGATTGGCGATTAGGCGTTACCCATTTAGCACAATTATTTCTTGATTTTGAACCTGGCATTCATTACCCACAATTTCAAATGCAGTCTGGTGTTACTGGTACTAATATCATAAGGGTTTATAACCCGGTTAAGCAATCATTAGAGAAAGATAGTCATGGTGAATTCCTGAGAAAATGGTTACCTGAATTAGTTGAGTTACCCAATGAAGTTATTCATACACCCTGGTTATTGTCACCCATGGAACAACAGCTTTATCAATGCCAATTAGGTGATGATTATCCATCTCCTATGGTTGATATCAACGAAACAGGCAAGATCGCTCGCGATTTACTGTGGGGCTTTCGTCAACGATTTACCACCAAAAAAGAAGGGCAACGTATTGTAGCTAAACATGTTAGAGGTAATAAAAAAATATCCAAAGCTAAAAAACCTCAACAGTTAAAAATTGCAGAAAGTGACTAA
- a CDS encoding DUF2256 domain-containing protein has translation MHKKLTLPEKNCQTCKKNFFWRKKWQACWEDVRYCSERCRRSKNDSIS, from the coding sequence ATGCATAAAAAATTAACGTTACCCGAGAAAAATTGCCAGACTTGTAAAAAGAATTTCTTTTGGCGTAAAAAATGGCAAGCGTGTTGGGAAGATGTCCGCTATTGCTCTGAGCGTTGCCGACGAAGTAAAAATGACAGCATCAGCTAA
- the proB gene encoding glutamate 5-kinase, producing the protein MPSFEQQKTDKSSRSKPRIVIKVGSSLLANVKNLTPSFAFMHGLLSDISLLREQGYEVVLTSSGSVALGLNTVGCTIENASVQDKQAAAACGQPILMHAYKQIALEYGFDIAQVLVTLDDLENRRRFLNIKNTVHRLIKQGVMPIVNENDTVTTEEIRVGDNDRLAAKVAQMIGAEYLFILTCIDGVYDRDPSEEGAVFVDSIEDVSSYMEAASGTSSLGTGGMLTKLQAANMAQNAGCTTIISRGTMEAPVTGILHGDRRHTKCIAHSSPSSAWNIWLTDRLQMAGSLVIKQEVADALFGGDEGFTCHDVVSIHGNFERADVLHVYDEKGEEIARGLCNFSSDETAIIASRPDETVQNILGYSASQRLINSENLVVLSEHHLSWDEPVQDD; encoded by the coding sequence TTGCCCTCATTTGAACAACAAAAAACTGATAAATCTTCTCGAAGCAAGCCACGTATCGTTATTAAAGTGGGTTCGAGTCTCTTAGCAAATGTTAAAAATTTAACACCTAGTTTTGCTTTCATGCATGGTCTGTTAAGTGACATCTCTTTGTTACGCGAGCAAGGCTACGAAGTTGTACTGACCTCTTCTGGTTCAGTCGCATTAGGTCTAAATACGGTTGGTTGCACTATTGAAAATGCTAGTGTGCAAGATAAGCAAGCGGCTGCCGCTTGTGGACAACCCATCTTAATGCATGCCTACAAGCAAATTGCACTTGAGTATGGTTTTGATATAGCACAGGTTTTAGTTACCTTAGATGATTTAGAAAATAGACGTCGCTTTCTCAATATTAAAAATACCGTTCATCGCCTGATAAAACAAGGCGTAATGCCTATCGTCAACGAAAATGATACGGTGACTACAGAAGAAATTCGCGTCGGAGATAATGACAGACTTGCTGCTAAAGTCGCTCAAATGATTGGCGCAGAGTATTTGTTTATTCTTACCTGTATCGATGGCGTGTATGACCGAGACCCTTCAGAAGAAGGCGCAGTTTTTGTCGACTCTATCGAAGATGTTAGTAGTTATATGGAAGCGGCAAGCGGCACCAGCTCTTTAGGTACCGGTGGCATGCTAACTAAACTACAAGCGGCCAATATGGCGCAAAATGCTGGTTGTACAACCATTATTTCGAGAGGGACGATGGAAGCGCCTGTTACCGGAATATTGCACGGTGATCGCAGACACACTAAGTGTATTGCTCACTCATCACCTTCATCAGCATGGAATATCTGGCTAACTGACCGTTTACAAATGGCCGGTAGTTTAGTGATAAAACAAGAAGTTGCTGATGCATTATTTGGCGGTGACGAAGGATTTACCTGTCACGATGTTGTTTCAATACATGGCAACTTCGAGCGCGCAGATGTGCTTCACGTCTACGACGAAAAAGGTGAAGAAATAGCACGTGGTTTGTGTAACTTCTCATCGGATGAAACAGCCATTATTGCTAGTCGTCCAGACGAAACGGTGCAAAATATCCTTGGGTATAGCGCTTCACAACGATTGATCAATAGTGAAAACTTGGTCGTCTTAAGTGAACATCATCTTTCTTGGGATGAACCTGTTCAAGATGATTAA
- the iadA gene encoding beta-aspartyl-peptidase gives MISLLKNVNLYNPTPMGIKDVLIAGGKIADIFDVSDNADHNIPDNWPVEVIDFNGAYLVPGFIDSHAHITGGGGEAGFSTQVPPVSLSEFTQVGVTTVVGLLGTDDTTRSIANLISKVYGLREEGMSAYCWTGGYHYPLTTLIGSAKADITFLEPVIGIGEFAISDHRSSQPTFEEVIKLASEAHVAGLLTGKAGIIHFHLGDGERRLELIERAISETEIPARVFNPTHVNRNKPLFEDSCKLLAHGCYIDITAFPEGTAEPGLEACDAIEIAVQRGLPLDKITVSSDGGGCLPCFDQQGELQHMDFGRASTLLETLQATLRKNIALESILPMFTSNVATLLRLHSKGKIVRNNDADMLVLNNKFEITDVMIKGRWHKRDNTTVVSGTFE, from the coding sequence ATGATTTCATTATTAAAAAACGTAAACCTTTATAACCCTACTCCTATGGGTATTAAAGATGTGCTGATTGCCGGTGGAAAAATCGCTGATATTTTTGATGTATCCGATAATGCCGACCATAATATCCCTGATAACTGGCCGGTAGAAGTTATCGATTTTAATGGCGCATACCTAGTACCAGGTTTTATCGACAGTCATGCTCATATTACCGGTGGTGGTGGTGAAGCAGGTTTTTCAACACAAGTTCCCCCAGTTTCTCTTTCAGAATTTACCCAAGTGGGTGTGACAACCGTTGTTGGACTTTTAGGTACAGATGACACCACACGAAGTATTGCCAACCTGATAAGCAAAGTTTACGGACTCCGTGAAGAAGGCATGTCGGCATATTGTTGGACCGGTGGTTATCATTATCCGTTAACAACGTTAATTGGTAGCGCAAAAGCAGATATTACTTTTTTAGAGCCGGTTATTGGTATTGGTGAGTTTGCTATTAGTGATCATCGTTCAAGCCAACCAACTTTTGAAGAAGTGATTAAACTAGCAAGTGAAGCACATGTTGCGGGTTTATTGACAGGCAAAGCCGGTATTATTCATTTTCATCTCGGTGATGGTGAACGGCGTCTTGAATTAATAGAGCGAGCGATTAGTGAGACAGAAATTCCTGCCCGTGTCTTTAATCCGACGCACGTTAATCGAAATAAGCCATTATTTGAAGACAGTTGCAAATTATTAGCGCATGGCTGTTATATCGATATTACCGCTTTCCCTGAAGGCACAGCAGAGCCTGGTTTAGAGGCATGCGATGCCATAGAGATAGCCGTACAAAGAGGTTTACCCTTGGACAAAATAACCGTCAGTTCAGACGGTGGTGGTTGTTTACCTTGTTTTGATCAACAAGGCGAATTACAACACATGGACTTTGGCCGAGCCAGTACATTACTGGAAACATTACAAGCAACATTAAGAAAGAATATTGCGCTTGAAAGTATTTTACCGATGTTTACTAGCAACGTAGCTACGTTGTTACGTTTACACAGTAAAGGAAAAATAGTACGTAATAACGATGCCGATATGCTCGTACTTAACAACAAATTTGAAATTACTGACGTGATGATAAAAGGTCGTTGGCATAAACGTGACAACACAACAGTAGTAAGTGGAACTTTTGAGTAG
- the proC gene encoding pyrroline-5-carboxylate reductase has product MSLLMIGCGKMGGSLLTRWATSTNHTITIINPSLVKAPQNVIVKQAIEELADQRFDIIVIAIKPQLIEKILPSYRRHLADSGCIISIAAGYSVSSIEQLIGEQAIVRVMPNLPAKIGRGVSGLFANSRCSAAQIKNAVALTNAVGYTHLTTSEDELDRVTAVAGSGPGYAFELARCWIESAIKLGFSPQTARELVLNTLSGSMELALTSKDDAETLRNSVTSKNGTTAAGLSALMQDEQLASLFDSTVLSAYQRAVALR; this is encoded by the coding sequence ATGTCATTACTTATGATTGGTTGTGGTAAAATGGGCGGTTCTTTATTGACTCGTTGGGCAACCTCTACAAATCACACCATCACTATTATTAATCCCTCATTAGTTAAAGCACCGCAGAATGTTATCGTCAAACAAGCCATTGAAGAGCTAGCTGATCAACGTTTCGACATTATCGTTATTGCGATTAAACCACAGCTTATTGAAAAAATATTACCAAGCTATCGTCGTCATCTTGCTGATTCGGGTTGCATTATTTCTATCGCTGCTGGCTACTCGGTTTCTTCAATAGAGCAACTGATTGGCGAACAAGCTATTGTTCGCGTTATGCCAAATCTACCCGCAAAAATTGGTAGAGGCGTTAGCGGACTTTTCGCAAACTCTCGTTGTAGTGCGGCTCAAATTAAAAACGCTGTAGCGTTAACCAATGCTGTTGGTTATACACACTTAACAACCAGCGAAGACGAGCTAGACCGAGTAACAGCAGTCGCTGGAAGTGGTCCTGGTTATGCCTTTGAACTAGCACGTTGTTGGATAGAGTCGGCAATTAAACTCGGCTTTTCGCCGCAAACTGCAAGAGAGTTGGTATTGAATACACTCAGTGGTTCGATGGAGTTGGCCTTAACGAGTAAAGATGATGCCGAGACTTTGCGAAACTCAGTAACCAGTAAAAATGGTACAACAGCGGCAGGATTAAGTGCGCTTATGCAAGATGAACAGTTAGCGTCTCTATTTGACTCAACAGTTTTATCGGCTTATCAACGTGCGGTAGCCTTGCGCTAA
- a CDS encoding TIGR03643 family protein, with the protein MQFSMDEESRIIEMAWEDRTPFEAIEHQFSLQEPDVIKFMRSHLKPRSFRLWRERVSGRSTKHVKLRSPDVSRGYCPTQYKQR; encoded by the coding sequence ATGCAATTTTCTATGGATGAAGAGTCAAGAATTATAGAAATGGCTTGGGAAGATAGAACACCATTTGAAGCAATAGAACATCAGTTTAGTTTGCAAGAGCCTGATGTTATTAAGTTTATGCGTAGTCACTTAAAACCTAGAAGCTTTAGATTATGGCGAGAAAGAGTAAGTGGACGCTCAACCAAGCATGTAAAATTAAGAAGTCCTGACGTATCGAGAGGATACTGCCCAACGCAATATAAACAACGTTGA
- a CDS encoding glutamate-5-semialdehyde dehydrogenase codes for MSNTSKNTDIETMITTLGKQAKAAAKVLACATTEQKNKALTIAANALRENMDALLKANALDVLSVKKAGKADSFVDRLELNPERVEGMAVALEDIAKLADPVGRVLAEFDRPNGLKITRVATPIGVIGMIYESRPNVGADAGALCLKSGNTVILRGGSESLNSTRIIVECMATGLRAAGLPANCIQLVDTDDRSAVAALLRCADYVDLVIPRGGRGLVELVRNEAQVPTLLHLDGNNHIYVDKDADLTKALSIIKNAKLRRTGVCGATESLVLDQAIAKEFLPQLVDTLAGCEIRGDVAAQACDPRINVATDADWDTEYLDAILSVKVVSGLDEALDFIEEHSSKHTDAIITENAEIAETFMRSVDSAVVMHNASTQFADGGEFGMGAEIGIATGKVHARGPVGLEQLTIFKYRVAGQGQTRP; via the coding sequence ATGTCAAATACCTCTAAGAATACTGATATAGAAACAATGATCACCACGCTTGGTAAGCAAGCAAAAGCCGCGGCCAAAGTACTTGCCTGTGCAACGACAGAACAAAAAAACAAAGCATTAACTATTGCCGCAAATGCGCTTCGTGAAAATATGGACGCACTGCTAAAAGCAAACGCACTCGATGTTTTAAGCGTTAAAAAAGCCGGCAAAGCCGATTCTTTTGTAGACCGATTAGAGCTTAACCCTGAAAGAGTTGAAGGTATGGCTGTCGCGCTAGAAGACATTGCCAAGCTAGCCGATCCTGTCGGTCGAGTATTAGCCGAATTTGACCGTCCAAATGGTCTTAAAATAACCCGTGTAGCAACACCTATTGGTGTTATTGGGATGATTTATGAATCACGTCCTAATGTTGGCGCAGATGCTGGCGCGTTATGTCTTAAGTCAGGTAATACGGTCATTTTACGTGGCGGCTCTGAAAGCTTAAATTCGACACGTATTATTGTTGAGTGTATGGCAACGGGGCTACGTGCGGCTGGCTTACCGGCTAACTGTATACAACTGGTTGACACCGATGACCGCTCTGCCGTTGCTGCTTTACTGCGCTGTGCAGATTATGTTGATTTAGTTATTCCTCGTGGTGGCCGAGGTTTAGTCGAGCTAGTCAGAAACGAAGCTCAAGTACCAACCTTGTTACACTTAGATGGCAATAACCATATTTATGTTGATAAAGACGCGGACTTGACCAAAGCACTCAGTATTATTAAAAATGCCAAGTTACGCAGAACCGGTGTTTGTGGTGCAACTGAAAGTTTAGTGTTAGACCAAGCAATAGCAAAAGAATTTTTACCACAACTCGTAGACACCTTAGCGGGTTGTGAAATTCGTGGCGATGTTGCGGCTCAAGCCTGCGATCCCCGTATTAATGTTGCAACTGATGCCGATTGGGATACTGAATACCTTGATGCGATTTTATCGGTTAAAGTAGTATCTGGATTAGATGAAGCGCTTGATTTTATTGAAGAGCATTCTTCTAAACATACCGATGCTATTATCACTGAAAATGCGGAAATCGCGGAAACGTTTATGCGTTCTGTCGATTCTGCCGTGGTGATGCATAACGCCTCAACTCAGTTTGCTGATGGTGGTGAGTTTGGCATGGGCGCTGAAATTGGTATTGCGACCGGTAAAGTACATGCACGTGGACCCGTTGGTTTAGAGCAGCTGACCATTTTTAAATACCGTGTTGCGGGTCAAGGGCAAACTCGTCCTTAA
- a CDS encoding DASH family cryptochrome, translating into MKRSLYWVTNDLRLNDNIALNLASQSEQLLCVYVVDKKWFEPKNYQSKPLGDKRWHFLQGCLSDFNQSLLALDQQLYIVYGDTLSSLTALCEKYDITDVITTRLPGTYENSLIDELGRRLPEADIHQVDQFTLFPHHILPFELEQLPISYSKFRKVMADISIADVAPSTQSLPSMFVNMPSPTIFRPSWLPNTPYQRAKCGYNFEGGETAGLKQLSRYFSSALPADYKQVRNNLDGWNNSSKLSAWLNYGCISARQVNRSITDFEEQQGENSSTQCLYLELLWREYFQWLHFKVGVKTYQFKGLAEHPPLTSFYPERFNKWCLGQTPYPLVNACMNELMTTGYISNRARQIVASCLVNELSVDWRFGAAWFEEQLMDYDAGVNWGNWQYIAGVGVDPRGGRHFNIEKQTALYDPDGVYQAKWLTRDDYSSKPLDSVDASDWPVQPLND; encoded by the coding sequence ATGAAACGTTCCTTATACTGGGTGACTAACGATCTTCGTCTCAATGACAACATTGCACTTAACTTAGCCAGCCAAAGCGAACAATTACTTTGTGTTTATGTCGTTGATAAAAAGTGGTTCGAGCCAAAGAACTATCAATCTAAACCTTTGGGTGATAAACGCTGGCACTTCTTACAGGGGTGTTTGAGTGATTTTAATCAAAGTTTATTAGCATTAGATCAACAACTTTACATTGTTTACGGAGACACATTGTCGAGTTTAACCGCGCTCTGTGAAAAATATGATATTACCGATGTTATTACCACACGTCTTCCTGGCACATATGAAAACAGTTTAATTGATGAGCTCGGTCGGCGTTTGCCCGAAGCGGATATTCATCAGGTCGATCAATTTACGTTATTCCCACATCACATTTTACCCTTTGAACTTGAGCAACTCCCGATAAGTTATTCTAAGTTTAGAAAGGTGATGGCTGATATTAGCATCGCTGATGTTGCACCCAGCACTCAATCTTTGCCCAGTATGTTTGTTAATATGCCTTCACCAACAATTTTTAGGCCATCGTGGTTACCTAACACACCTTATCAAAGGGCAAAGTGTGGTTATAATTTTGAGGGTGGTGAAACTGCCGGTTTAAAACAACTTAGTCGTTATTTTTCATCGGCTTTACCGGCTGATTATAAACAGGTTAGAAATAATTTAGACGGCTGGAATAATAGCAGTAAGTTATCGGCTTGGTTAAATTATGGCTGTATCTCTGCACGGCAAGTAAACCGCTCCATTACTGATTTTGAAGAGCAGCAAGGGGAAAATAGTTCAACACAATGTCTATATTTAGAATTATTATGGCGCGAATACTTCCAGTGGTTACATTTTAAAGTCGGTGTAAAAACCTACCAATTTAAAGGTTTGGCTGAACATCCACCCTTAACTTCATTTTATCCTGAGCGTTTTAATAAATGGTGCTTAGGTCAAACTCCTTATCCGCTTGTTAATGCCTGTATGAATGAATTAATGACCACAGGTTATATAAGTAATCGAGCCCGTCAAATTGTAGCCAGTTGTTTGGTTAACGAACTCAGTGTTGATTGGCGATTTGGCGCGGCTTGGTTTGAAGAGCAGCTAATGGATTATGATGCTGGAGTTAATTGGGGTAATTGGCAGTATATTGCGGGTGTCGGCGTTGACCCTAGAGGTGGCAGACATTTCAATATTGAAAAGCAAACAGCACTGTATGACCCTGATGGAGTTTATCAGGCTAAGTGGCTTACTCGAGATGATTACTCGAGTAAGCCACTTGATTCTGTCGACGCTTCTGATTGGCCGGTGCAACCGCTAAATGACTAA
- a CDS encoding cyanophycinase: MYNSNRGAEERVDDPIILQRFVELCGDENANIVIIPTASQLAETGPNYEVIFRNLNVKNAISLPINSREDAEREDYLVALENATGIFITGGNQLRLSTILGGTSVAQSIRKLNSEGVHVAGTSAGAAIMPEHMIAGGSTGALPNEQGVTFAPGLGLISKVLLDQHFSQRNRLGRLLSAVSYNPFASGLGICENTAAFIAPDGLLEVVGHGSITVVDPSDLQHSSMAEARTGDSITLIGLKLHMLSHGDTYCLNTRVASPKAV, encoded by the coding sequence ATTTATAATTCCAATCGGGGGGCAGAAGAGCGTGTTGATGACCCAATAATTCTACAACGTTTTGTAGAGTTATGTGGCGATGAAAATGCCAATATAGTGATTATTCCAACCGCGTCACAGCTTGCTGAGACTGGGCCAAATTATGAAGTTATTTTTCGTAATCTCAATGTCAAAAATGCGATATCTTTACCGATAAATAGCAGAGAAGACGCTGAGCGCGAAGATTATTTAGTCGCACTTGAAAACGCAACAGGTATTTTTATTACCGGTGGTAATCAATTACGCTTGTCAACTATATTAGGCGGTACTTCGGTTGCACAGAGTATAAGAAAATTAAATTCTGAAGGTGTGCATGTTGCAGGAACATCTGCAGGTGCAGCTATTATGCCTGAGCATATGATTGCAGGTGGCTCTACGGGTGCATTACCTAATGAGCAAGGTGTAACTTTTGCTCCTGGCTTAGGTTTGATAAGTAAAGTACTTTTAGATCAACATTTCAGTCAACGTAATCGTTTAGGACGTCTACTTTCTGCTGTTTCATATAATCCTTTTGCTTCAGGATTAGGAATTTGTGAAAATACCGCGGCCTTTATTGCGCCAGACGGGTTACTAGAAGTAGTTGGACATGGAAGTATTACGGTAGTTGACCCTTCTGATTTGCAGCACAGTTCAATGGCTGAAGCTCGTACAGGAGACTCTATCACCTTGATAGGGTTAAAACTTCATATGCTTAGCCACGGTGATACTTATTGTTTAAATACTCGAGTCGCATCACCTAAAGCCGTTTAG
- a CDS encoding cryptochrome/photolyase family protein, whose translation MKAKHLRLILGDQLNVMHSWFERVDSDVVYVIAELYQEANYTKHHSQKITAFFAAMDNFAQTLESKGHQVCYLTLDETAKYQDLPALIATLVTTYASEDFSFMRPDEYRLRAQLSEMSAQLSVPVYEVDSEHFLLPFDELADHFKAATHVRMENFYRFMRKRFAILMNGAKPEGDAWNFDANNRQSFKKTDLKFIPKPLVFDNPASDYLQRIKHHKIDTIGRESEHVAYPINRQQSLELLTFFCEHQLENFGNFQDAMTVASPYAWSLYHSRLSFSLNCKMLNPLEVIETALAAYQASAGKITLAQIEGFVRQILGWREYVRGMYWANMPNYAEQNFLEAKRDLPAFFWNANTKMQCLRSAISQSLKHAYAHHIQRLMITGNFALLAGITPSQVDDWYLGIYIDAIEWVELPNTRSMALFADGGWIATKPYAASGNYVNKMSDYCKGCHYNVKEKVGANACPLNSLYWNFIDQNYDKFAGNHRMSFPIRNWDKMEPAKKIEIREHATQLLNNLDNL comes from the coding sequence ATGAAGGCGAAACATCTTAGGCTAATATTAGGCGATCAACTTAATGTTATGCACAGCTGGTTTGAACGGGTCGATAGCGATGTTGTTTATGTCATCGCAGAGCTTTATCAAGAAGCTAATTATACTAAGCACCACAGTCAGAAGATAACAGCGTTTTTTGCTGCTATGGATAATTTTGCTCAAACTCTGGAGAGTAAAGGGCATCAGGTTTGCTATTTAACCTTAGATGAAACAGCAAAATATCAAGATTTACCTGCTTTGATCGCCACATTAGTGACCACTTATGCCAGTGAAGACTTTAGTTTTATGCGTCCTGATGAATATCGATTGCGCGCGCAATTAAGCGAGATGTCAGCTCAATTATCGGTACCTGTCTATGAAGTCGACAGTGAACACTTTTTATTACCCTTTGATGAACTCGCTGATCATTTTAAAGCCGCTACCCACGTAAGAATGGAAAATTTTTATCGTTTTATGCGCAAGCGCTTTGCTATTTTAATGAATGGCGCCAAGCCTGAAGGTGATGCTTGGAATTTTGATGCGAATAATCGTCAATCTTTTAAAAAAACCGATCTTAAATTTATCCCTAAACCACTGGTCTTTGACAACCCAGCAAGTGATTATTTACAACGGATAAAACATCATAAGATTGACACGATAGGGCGTGAATCTGAGCATGTTGCTTATCCTATTAATCGCCAACAATCGCTAGAATTATTAACGTTCTTTTGCGAACATCAGTTAGAAAACTTTGGTAATTTTCAAGATGCGATGACTGTAGCCTCACCTTATGCTTGGAGTTTGTACCACTCGCGGCTGAGTTTTTCATTGAACTGTAAAATGCTTAATCCGCTTGAGGTCATTGAAACGGCTTTGGCTGCCTATCAAGCATCAGCAGGTAAAATAACCTTAGCGCAAATCGAAGGTTTTGTTAGACAAATATTAGGCTGGCGCGAATATGTTAGAGGTATGTATTGGGCTAATATGCCTAATTATGCCGAGCAGAATTTTTTAGAGGCAAAGCGTGATTTACCCGCTTTCTTCTGGAACGCTAATACTAAAATGCAGTGCTTAAGAAGTGCAATCTCGCAATCACTCAAACATGCCTATGCTCACCATATTCAACGATTGATGATCACCGGCAACTTTGCTTTACTGGCGGGTATAACGCCTAGCCAAGTCGATGATTGGTATTTAGGTATCTACATTGACGCGATTGAATGGGTAGAATTACCGAATACCCGCAGCATGGCACTTTTTGCTGACGGTGGTTGGATAGCGACAAAACCTTATGCGGCTAGTGGTAATTATGTCAATAAAATGAGTGATTATTGCAAAGGTTGCCATTACAACGTTAAAGAAAAAGTGGGCGCCAATGCCTGCCCATTAAACAGTTTGTATTGGAATTTTATTGATCAAAATTATGATAAGTTTGCTGGCAATCATAGAATGAGTTTCCCTATTCGTAACTGGGATAAAATGGAGCCTGCGAAAAAAATTGAAATTAGAGAGCACGCAACACAGTTATTGAATAATCTAGATAATTTATAG